The segment CAGTTTTGAGGCGACTTAAGCTGTCTGCATCTGGGTAATTGTTTTTTGCACATACTTCCATCACTTCTCTGCGACCTCGCTCTTGCCAATCTTGATGTATGCCCAACAATATTATACTCCATTGCAACAGTACTGATGTGCTTTCATGACCAGCAAAGTAGAAAGTCTTCAATTCATCAATGATTTCCTCTGTACTCAGGCTTCCATTACTTTTTACATTGACTCTCCCCTGCTCCTTGCTCTCAGACATCATAAAACCTAGTAGATCGGCACCATATCTACCTGATTTTTCTGTTATAGCAGTCCTTTCCCTGCCATCTATAATTTGTCTGAAGGATCTTCTTATTTCTTTCTCCACATTCCAACGTTGCCTATTCTTCGCAGTAGGAAGAAACCTGATGAAAAGAGTTACTCTCAGACATTATGTATCAATTTAAGAAATCAAAGGAAGTTATAGATCTGAAAAAATGCTCTTAAATTACCCAAGAACACTATTAAATGCAAATAAGTCTTTAGAGACAAAGGCATTTGAGATAGTATGATATATTTGAAAAATCAGTGGAACTCTCAACCGTGAGACAAATTTTGGAAAACCTCTCATTTAAAAAAGAAAGACACAATTTAAAGTTGACAATTGTACTCTCAGAAAAGTAAAGTTTGTCACCTGAAACCTGGAATATAAACACTGTGAAATGAGTCAACTACAAGAATCATCTGTTTGTTCTGCATTTCAAAGATATGCTTTCCCTCTGTTAAACTGCTTCCAAATGCTGTGCGGGAAATGACATCTGCTGTGAGGTCGTTGAACTCTTTTTGCACATCAATTTCCGATGCACCTGACAATATCAATTTACTCCATCCATCCAACATATTGGCACCGCTTCTCACAATAGTTGGAATCATCCCCTGCAATTACAGAAATAGTATAACTGAAGTATATAAGTTTCGGATTATCTGAATATAGATATCTTTTAATGAAATTCTGAATATAAATATCAAAATAGAGAAGTATTTGCAAAATAATATGAATAGATTCTAAAAgataggttttcttttttttttcagtcATGTGTCTGAACAGAGTATTGGTATTCAAAAAGCACCAGCCAAGGCATCTCAATTCAAGAGAGCAAGGTCTCCTATCCAGTAGTAAGTAAATTAAATCACAACATTGATTTGTctactttgatttttttttcaagattaggaTTGACGTACATAGCTTCAGGAATGAACTGTGTGGGTTTTTAACAGTTGATTCCTGAAACCATGTTGACTGTAGAAATCATATATCTACATGGTCACTATTGTTAAAAAAATTTAAGTAGTTACTCGGTCTCCCATGTATCTCTTTTTGACTGCTGAAAAACACCAGACATAATCTTCCCTCTGCTAAGATATGACCAGGGTCTTGCACTGACATTAACCCTTCATTAGAGGTATACCAAAACAGGGGTGTGGGGGCATCCTGGAAGCATCACTGGATTAATTCTTCATCAGAGACGAACAAACtggattaaaattttattttatttaagatattCGGCCTTAAGTAATATGACACTGCACTGGACATCTTTAAGACCGGGCTACAAAATTGAAGACTAGAAGCTTCTTAAAATCAGCTGGGAAGAGAATCAGGGTTCAAACATTCAACAATTCTTGTTATGATgcccaaatgcaaaattttgcaatGGAGGTGCagcttaggaaataggaaatcatcacaaacaagataaaaacatactaatcattagctcaaatcacaaaagcattcattgcaacaATCTATcttaagcacactcaatagagacataaagacaaaacatgtaaaaagattatgcaaaccagatgttcccttcatgcggctccattgttcttctttcctcttcaaatggtttggttgtggatctcacctacaagtgcacatacacaactgaaagcaagattgacattgattattgatcaagagtactagaagcataaattcaatagtctgattatcaattattagccttgattgatgaagatcatccaatttatagataaattggagaaatgacaagattagcatgatagtgattcaaatggaaattcaaatcaagaatagcaaaattatacatgtttatgacaaattgttatgcaagggtttatgacaatttatgacaaattctatgtcaagaatttatgacaatttatgacaaatttctatgtcaagaattgattgattgtcaattatgacaaattatgacaaatttctatgtcattcccatgagtttaggagagaaataggaggaaattgaaattaagaattaagaaattagaaaaattagaaaaagaggaaaatagaaattaagaaattgatgaaaattagaaattaggtaaattaattaataatttgttatttattaattaattcacaaaagaggaataattagccaattaaatgaacatttaattgtgacaagaagacttaggataaataaataaattatttaatcctagaggaagaaatgacacacaaggttaaatgattaaatcacaaaaccctagaagataaattagtaatgcgagaatgacaattaggtcttgattgaagataattgatgtcgatcatgattctgattaaatgatttgattgataaatatgccaattgacaaggaacaatgacaaattgatccaaattgacataattgagacagacaacgatcgatgacaaatcaatcgcaaaatgacaagatcgacaagaggacaagaatcgatgacaaaatagattgcaaaacgacaagattgaaaaatgaccacgatcaatgacaaatcgattgcaaaatgacaagatcgaacatgacaacgaccgatgacaaatcgatcgcaaaacgacaagattgaaaatgataaagattgatgacaaatcgacaagattgataagaggacaacgatcaatgacaaatcgatcgcaaattgacaagattgacaggaggacaaaaccctaattaggattgacaatgtccaaaatgatgacaaattagcacgcatattgatgcgacaagataaaatcgatcaaaatcatgattggatagtgttgtcgacaagaccaaatttgaaagcgagacgaatgaagaatgtagaagaatgactcaatgttcgcaaatgataaagaccaaatacgaatcataggagaaatgttaatgcgacgcaaaaacctaaaatgaggcaatgcgcaaatgttaaagtatgactccgcaagctttgaccatttttaggtgtctagattttgcccctctttgagacaatgcgattttaagtgttgtttcaaagaacaataatgaaaatgccccgaacgctgacaatgacatatgaaaatgccccagacaataacaatgacatatgcatgccccctcgaggaattggccggaaacatgcagaaaagaggccaattgatcgataaaaatgataggatcgaacggacggacaatcggagatcggatgcaggaaggacaagaaatttaaggtacaaaagaccgtgaccagcataagatggagaggaggcacgtccatctatgcaatgacaaagagctataaatgagaccaagagggtgaaaattgctcatttgcactagacaaagaggagaatttgttgatctggacaaggacacttgcagagagatggtgaacattccaatggcagatcacctcggggaacgtgtacacacattcagacgatcggacgacgcaggagcagtggtatggatctcaaatacccatgttttcaatttcatgacttttgattgcttgcgggacattgcggggcccacagggagtgcagaaactgacttctgcgcttgtgtagggcgaatcctgcacttgtgtgaggtcttctgtgcttgtgtagggagacacaagcgcaggtttCCTGACACAGGCTCAGGTTTCCTGACACAGGTGCAAGagtgcatggaaaaccctaattttagtcaaaatgacatgcaaatgatccggaacggagggagaagggtaggataggtcagattagatgaaaaacaccttgatttgaacatgaaaatgaggaaatgcaacccgtaggagcaaaccctaaaactgacaaaaatgtgccccaattgtgatgcagagtcgacagtatccgttgatcacgcgggagaactgaccagattgcttcatgctacgacatagacttaggagcacatAGAGAGATactttagcaggactggggatatactatgtcacattcatgcctgagattagggcaaacataggactgcttaccgcattggccgagcgatggcattcgaagacctcctcattccatctggcgactggagaggcgacggtgacactggaggatgtatggcgtatcctccgcattccgatacatggagagatgatagagtatgacctagtgatagggagagacgcattgtgcagattgtttgagtgggACACATATGATCTggatattgtcgagagggagattggctgggagacgatggcatcagagtatgatcgacgatatgtggtgatagctgtggtgatagcatgcctactagcaggggacaggcgaggacatggattccctattggatggggaagagtgctagagcggatggcgacagaggggacagtgtatgcatggggaccatgtgtactggctatgctgtattttcagctgcatcagatagcatattagggagtttagactttgagctgtggagtcacattgctacaggtatgggcatttgagcacatagctatatgtcgaccgatgacagagagacaggtagtaccacatcgaccatatgtgtactgctatgggggagcactgagacagggtccttttggatacatattgtattggcgacatgagctaggtcgactgagagagttcatatggaggccatatcgtgatttccCGGGATGGTTAGAtgacagtgatgagctaccgtattgtagacaggagaggtacttgattgggcgaccagtgaatcgctaaagagtgattgagatgtacctaccagagagagttagacg is part of the Cryptomeria japonica chromosome 10, Sugi_1.0, whole genome shotgun sequence genome and harbors:
- the LOC131076916 gene encoding cytochrome P450 CYP72A616-like isoform X1, encoding MNRLKGMIPTIVRSGANMLDGWSKLILSGASEIDVQKEFNDLTADVISRTAFGSSLTEGKHIFEMQNKQMILVVDSFHSVYIPGFRFLPTAKNRQRWNVEKEIRRSFRQIIDGRERTAITEKSGRYGADLLGFMMSESKEQGRVNVKSNGSLSTEEIIDELKTFYFAGHESTSVLLQWSIILLGIHQDWQERGRREVMEVCAKNNYPDADSLSRLKTVGMIINEVLRLYPPAAHILRMAHEPMKLGRLSIPAGTQLEIPILAIHHDPALWADDANDFNPGRFNEGIAKAAKHPMAFMPFSAGPTICVGQNFALLEAKLVLAMILQKFSFVTSPSYTHAPSLLPNLKPEYGAQLIFRME
- the LOC131076916 gene encoding cytochrome P450 CYP72A616-like isoform X2 gives rise to the protein MGDRGMIPTIVRSGANMLDGWSKLILSGASEIDVQKEFNDLTADVISRTAFGSSLTEGKHIFEMQNKQMILVVDSFHSVYIPGFRFLPTAKNRQRWNVEKEIRRSFRQIIDGRERTAITEKSGRYGADLLGFMMSESKEQGRVNVKSNGSLSTEEIIDELKTFYFAGHESTSVLLQWSIILLGIHQDWQERGRREVMEVCAKNNYPDADSLSRLKTVGMIINEVLRLYPPAAHILRMAHEPMKLGRLSIPAGTQLEIPILAIHHDPALWADDANDFNPGRFNEGIAKAAKHPMAFMPFSAGPTICVGQNFALLEAKLVLAMILQKFSFVTSPSYTHAPSLLPNLKPEYGAQLIFRME